The Musa acuminata AAA Group cultivar baxijiao chromosome BXJ1-8, Cavendish_Baxijiao_AAA, whole genome shotgun sequence genomic sequence AAGCTCGGATCTTGGCGGCGCTCTCCTGAGGCAGGCACCGTGGTTGAGGTATTCTTATTGGTCTTGAATCTTTGGCTCTGTTGCGGGAAACAAAGATtggatttttattctttttatggCTCTGGTTTTGGTTTCGATTCGAGCGCTTGTGACTCGGCCATAGGTTGTGATATTTCTTTGGTTTCTTTCTTGTTGTTGCAAACGAATGTTTGGAGGATAATAATTGTTTCAGTTCTCATCTGTTATCTTTGATGTCTACTATGTTTCTTCCAGGTATTTGGATTTTTAGAAGCTGTTGACAGATTTGAGAAATTTCTTCTCTCTTTCGCCAGATTTGGACTAGATGGCCGACCAAGATTTGGTTCTTGGAAACCCTGGCTTAGCCCTCGGCCAGAGCCATGACCTAGTTATCAGCGAGGACCACGGTTTAGGCCTTGGGCAGAGGCATGGGCTCGTTCTTGGGCACCCTCATGACCATGACCTCGGTTTAGGCCAAGCTCACAGTCATGATCTCATGCTCGGGCATTCACATGAGAGCCAACTGGTTTTGGggcaccaccaccatcatcatgaCCACGGCCATGATGACGGCGAGGAGCTGGCTTTAGGGCATAGCCATGACCCCGACCAAGACGCCCTCGCTGCACAAAATCATGACTTGGGTCTCTCGGACAACCATGAATTGACTCTTGCTGATACCCATGATCTTGGTGTCGACCATAACCTGGACCAGCTTTCCGTTGACCAGGAGCAGGATCTCGCCCTTGGATTGACACAAGAGATGTTGCAGGGTCAGCTAGTAGTCCCTCAGGTATTGCAGGCTCGTGCAGTGATCGTGAATCCAGACCACCAGCTCTCTGTAGGCCAGGAGTTTGCCGATGTCAAGAGCTGCCGCCGGGCTATACGTGATGCAGCCATCGCATGCCACTTTGAGATCCAAACTGTGAAGTCAGATAAGACACGCTTTACAGCAAAGTGTTCTGCTGAGGGTTGCCCATGGCGCATTCATGCAGCGAAGCTCCCTGGGGTACCAAATTTCACTATCAGGACCATCCATGAGACTCATACATGCAATGGAATCAACCATCTTGGGCATCAGCAGGCATCAGTTGAGTGGGTCGCCAACTCTGTCGAGGAAAGGCTCCGAGAGAATCCACACTACAAACCTAAGGAGATACTGGAAGAAATCCACCGCATGCACGGAATAACTTTGTCTTACAAGCAGGCCTGGAGAGGAAAGGAACGAATCATGGCTGCAGTTCGTGGGTCCTTTGAAGAAGGTTATCGCCTCTTACCACAGTACTGTGAACAAATTAAGAGGACGAACCCAGGAAGCATTGCATCTGTCTACAGAAATTATGATGATAATTGTTTTCAACGACTTTTCATTTCGTTCTATGCCTCAATATATGGTTTTGTAAATGCATGCCGACCATTGATCGGTCTCGATAAGACAGTCCTAAAGAGTAAATATCTGGGAACCTTACTGTTGGCTACTGGGTTTGATGGAGATGGTGCTCTATTTCCTCTAGCTTTTGGGGTTGTTGATGAGGCAAGCGATGAGAATTGGATATGGTTTTTGTCTGAACTGCATGCTTTGCTTGAGGCCAATACCGAGAACATGCCTAGGCTCACAATCTTGTCAGATAGGCAGAAGGGCATCGTAGATGGAGTGGACTTTAACTTCCCCACTGCCTTCCATGGGTTCTGCATGCACCACCTTAGCGAGAGTTTTCGCAAAGAGTTCAGCAATTCTGTGCTTGTCAATCTCCTCTGGGGAGCTGCCCATGCTCTCACGGCAATTGATTTTGAGGCCAAGATTTTGGAAATTGAAGAAATATCACCTGAGG encodes the following:
- the LOC103995127 gene encoding uncharacterized protein LOC103995127 → MADQDLVLGNPGLALGQSHDLVISEDHGLGLGQRHGLVLGHPHDHDLGLGQAHSHDLMLGHSHESQLVLGHHHHHHDHGHDDGEELALGHSHDPDQDALAAQNHDLGLSDNHELTLADTHDLGVDHNLDQLSVDQEQDLALGLTQEMLQGQLVVPQVLQARAVIVNPDHQLSVGQEFADVKSCRRAIRDAAIACHFEIQTVKSDKTRFTAKCSAEGCPWRIHAAKLPGVPNFTIRTIHETHTCNGINHLGHQQASVEWVANSVEERLRENPHYKPKEILEEIHRMHGITLSYKQAWRGKERIMAAVRGSFEEGYRLLPQYCEQIKRTNPGSIASVYRNYDDNCFQRLFISFYASIYGFVNACRPLIGLDKTVLKSKYLGTLLLATGFDGDGALFPLAFGVVDEASDENWIWFLSELHALLEANTENMPRLTILSDRQKGIVDGVDFNFPTAFHGFCMHHLSESFRKEFSNSVLVNLLWGAAHALTAIDFEAKILEIEEISPEAAFWIRRIPPRLYATSYFEGTRFGHLTANIVESLNNWILEASALPIIQMMEYIRRQLMTWFNERREASMQWTTILVPSAEQRVSDAIERARGYQVGRANEAEFEVVSSHEGSVIVDIRNRCCYCRGWQLDGLPCAHGVAALLSCRQNVHRYTESFFTVANYRKTYSQTIHPIPDKSLWKESSESNQNGENQIAIVVNPPKSLRPPGRPRKKRVRPEDHGRVKRIVHCSRCNQTGHFRTTCAAPV